The following nucleotide sequence is from Quadrisphaera setariae.
GCAGCGCAGGTCGCCCTTGACCTGGGTCACCACGTCCACCGGGGCGGCCAGCGGAGCGCAGCTGGCCTGCGGCGGCGGGTGGGGCCGGTTGAGCCAGTCGTAGTCGCCGTCGAGCAGCGCCGCGGCGGGCAGGCCCGGCAGCTGGTGGAGGGCGCGGGTGCCGGCGAGCCGCAGCGCCCGCAGGATGCCCAGCGCGTCCACCTCGGCGGCCGAGGCGTGCCCGACGGCGCAGCTCGGCGCCCAGCGCCGCAGGGCCGGCACGAGCGCCTCGCGGGCGGCGGGGCTGAGGAGCTTGGAGTCGCGCAGGCCGACGGGGGCGCTGCGGGTAGACAGCTCGACGACGACGACGCCGACGGTCACCGGCCCGGCCAGCGCACCGCGCCCGACCTCGTCCACGCCGGCCACGAGGGCGTGGCCGGAGCGCAGCAGCTCGCGCTCGCGGCGCAGGGTGGGGGCGGCGGAGCGGGGACGCCGCTGGACCGCCCGCGCGGTCGCCCGCTCAGCCACCGGAGGCGGCCGGGACGCCCTCGAACGCCTCGGCGTGCCGGCCCAGCCAGGTCAGCCTGTCGAGCGGCCAGACGATGACCACGGCTCGTCCCACGACGTCGTCGACGGGAACAGCACCACCGCCGGGAGAGCCCGGGTGGTAGCGGGAGTCGCCGGAGTTCTGGCGGTTGTCGCCCTCCACCCACAGGCTGTCCGGCGGGACGGTGACGTCGAAGGGCTTCTCGCTGGAGATGGACCCGGGCTTGAGGAAGTCCTCGTGGATCGCGACGCCGTTGATGGTGGTGAGACCCTCGGCGTCGCAGCACACGACGTGGTCTCCGGGCAGGCCGATGACGCGCTTGATGAGGTGCTGGCCGGAGTTGGACGGAAGCACTCCCACGAAGGTGAGCACGTCGACGACGGCGTTCCCGACGGGCCCGCGGTCGGGCTCGGGCTGGGGCTGCAGCCAGGCGCCCGGGTCCTCGAAGACGACGACGTCACCGCGCTGCAGGGCGAACGGGCCCGGCGTCAGCTGGCTGACGAGCACCCGGTCGCCGCGCAGGAGCGTGTCCTCCATCGACTCCGAGGGGATGTAGAACGCCTGGACGAGGAAGGTCTTGACGAGCAGCGACAGCACGAGGGCGGCCACCACCACGACGGCGGCCTCGCGCACGGCCGCGAAGACGCCGGCCAGGGGCCCGCGGCGGCGCGCGCGGCGGTCGGGTCCGTCCGGGGGCGGGGACTCGTGCCGCGCCTGCTGGTCAACCACTCGTCCTCCGCGGGGATGGGGGTCGGGGCGTGCGCCCGTCGACCTCGGAAGGCTACGTCGGCGTGCTGGGAGGTCCGGACGCGCCGGAGGCCCGGTCCGTGGACGGACCGGGCCTCCGGTGCTGAGCCGTGATCTGGCCGCGTGGGGCTCAGGCCGGACGGCTGTCGCGCTTCTCCTTGATCTTGGCGGCCTTGCCGCGCAGGTCGCGCAGGTAGTACAGCTTCGCGCGGCGCACGTCACCGCGGGTCACGACCTCGATGGAGTCGATCGCCGGGGAGTGCAGCGGGAAGGTGCGCTCCACGCCCACGCCGAAGCTGACCTTGCGGGCGGTGAAGGTCTCGCGGACGCCGCCGCCGGAGCGGCGGATGACCGCGCCCTGGAAGACCTGGATGCGGGAGCGGCTGCCCTCGACGACCTTGACGTTGACCTTGATGGTGTCGCCGGGGCCGAAGGCCGGGAGGTCGCTGCGCAGCGAGGCGGCGTCGAGAGCGTCGAAGGTGTGCACGGTTGGTGTCCGTTCCCGCGGTGCCACAGGTCACGCGCGACGTCTGGCCTGCCGCGGTCAGCGGTCGGGCCGGTGGTCTGGTCCTGTCGTCGTGCCGGGTTCCCCTCCGGCGACCGCGCGCCCCCTGTGGCAGGGGCGGGCACCGGTCACGGCACGGCGTCCAAGTCTGCCACAGCTCGGCGGACCCCTCGACCAGCCACCTCGCCCCAAGACCGTGCAGGACCGCTCGCAACCACGCGAGGCGTGAGCTGCAGGCGCGGACCACCACGGTGTGACCCGCCGGAGCACCCGCACCGACCACGTCCCCGCACCGACCCGGGAGGCTCCCGTGGACCTCCACCGCTCGACCCTGCTCGCCCTGTCCGGAGCCGCCCTCGTCGGCTCCTTCGCCACGAGCCTCGCCGGCGGGCTCCTGCACCCCGTCGTGGACGGGCGCGCCCACTCCGTCGAGGCGCTCACCGCGCCCAGCGGCACGTCGGCGCAGCTGCTCATCTGCGTGGGCGCCCTGCTCCTCGTGCTGGGCCTGTCCGCGACCCTCGCCTGGCTCGCACCGCGCGCACCCCTCCGGCGGTCAGCCGGGGCGGCGCACCCCGCTGTCGCCGCTCTCCCAGCCCAGGTCGGCCAGGACGGCGCGGTCAGCACGGGTCACCTGTGCGGGGTCGAGCTGCTCGAGGAGGTCGGGACGGCGGTCGGCGGTGCGTCGCAGCGACTGCTCGCGGCGCCAGGCCGCGACCTTGGCGTGGTGGCCCGAGAGCAGCACCTCGGGAGCCGAGCGGCCCTCCCAGGTGGCGGGTCGGGTGTACACCGGCGCCTCGAGCAGACCGCCGGTGGCCGGGGCGTGAGACTCCTCGACCACGCTCTCGGGGTTGCCGAGCACCCCGGGCAGGAGCCTCGCGACGGCCTCGACGACGGCGAGGACGGCGACCTCGCCACCGTTGAGCACGTAGTCGCCGAGGCTCACCGGGGTCACGGGTCCCTGCTCCGCGGCGGCCTCGAGCACCCTCTCGTCGATGCCCTCGTAGCGGCCGCACGCGAACGCCAGCCACGCCTCGCCCGCCAGGTCGTGGGCCATGGCCTGGGTGAACGGCACCCCGGCAGGGCTCGGCACCAGCAGGTGCGGCACCGCCTCGGGCTCCTCCAGCGACCCGCGGCCCGCCTCGCGCACCGCGGCCAGCGCCGCGGCCCACGGCTCGGGGCGCATCACCATGCCGGCACCCCCGCCGAGCGGGGCGTCGTCCACGGTGCGGTGGCGGTCGGTGGCCCAGGAGCGCAGGTCGTGTACGTGCAGGTCGAGAAGACCCGTCTGGCGGGCCTTGCCGATGAGCGAGAGCTCCAGGGGCGACAGGTACTCGGGGAAGATCGAGACGACGTCGATCCTCACGGCTCGATCACCGCGCGTCCTCCGGGGCGCCGTCACCCTCGAGGAGGCCGCCAGGTGGGTCGAGGACCACGCGGCCGCCGTCGACGTCGACGACGGGCACGAGCGCGGCCACGAACGGGATCCGCGCCAGCGAGCCCGACGGCTGCCGCACCACGAGGAGGTCCTGCGCCGGACCGTGCTCGACGCCGACGACCTCGCCAGCGGTGCGACCGTCGGTGCGCTCGGCGCGCAGGCCCACCAGTGCGGGCACGGACCAGGCGTCCGGCTCCTCGTCGCTGGCGGCGGGGACGTCGGCCAGGAGGAGCACCCCGCGCAGGGTCTCCGCGGCGGCACGATCGGTGACACCGCGGAAGGACAGAAGGGTCACCCCGTTGTGGTCACGGGCCTGCTCGAGCACGAGCGGCCCGACCGCGGCGGGGTCGGTGGAGAACACCGCTCCCCCGACGAAGCGCTCGTCGGGGGAGTCGGTGCGGACCTCGACGCTCACCTGGCCGCGCACCCCGTGGGGGCGCCCGACGCGGGCGACGACGACCTCCATGTGCAGTTCCCGTCAGGAAGGACGACGGCGGGGGCGGTCGACGTCGACGACGTCGACGCGCACGTCCTCGTCGCCCGCCAGGGCGCCGACCACGGTGCGCAGCGCCTTGGCCGTGCGACCCGAGCGCCCGATCACCCGGCCGAGGTCCTCGGGGTGCACGCGCACCTCGAGGACCTCGCCCGAGCGCAGGCGACGGGTGGTGACCCGGACGTCGTCGGGGTTGTCGACGATGCCGCGGACCAGGTGGTCGAGCGCGTCAGCGAGCACGACGGCCTGCTCCTGCCCGGTGCTCAGGCCGAGGTGCCCGAGGAACCGGCCTCAGCCGGCTCGTCGGTGCCGTTCGGCTGCTCGGCGTTGGCGACCTCGGCCGGCTCGACCTTGTCGGCCTTCTTCGGCTTCTCGCGCTTGTCGGCGGAGAAGTCCTCGGAGCCGGCGGCGGGAGCCTTCGGAGCCTTGGTCTTCAGGGTGCCCTCGGTGCCGGGGAGGCCCTTGAAGGTCTGCCAGTCACCGGTGATCTTGAGGATGGCCTCGACCTGGGGGGTCGGCTGGGCGCCGACGCCGAGCCAGTACTGCGCGCGCTCGCGGTCGACCTCGATGAGCGAGGGCTCCTCGGTCGGGTGGTACTTGCCGATCTCCTCGATCGCACGACCGTCGCGCTTGGTGCGCGAGTCGGCGACGACGATGCGGTAGTACGGGGCGCGGATCTTGCCCAGGCGCTTGAGGCGGATCTTGACAGCCACGGGGTAATGCTCCTGCTTCGGTTCGCGGGTGTGGGCCGGCGGCCGCGCGTGGGGTGTCGCGCTGCGTCGGGCCCGAGGACCAGCGGATCGCGGAGAGAGGGGCCGCACACCGCCGAGTACAGCCCTCGATCGTACCGGTAGTTCTGACCGCCTCAGTCACCGGCTGCTGGAGCCCCGGCGCAGCGGCTCAGAGGCGGCCCGCCTCCACGACCCGGCGCAGGAAGGTCCGGGTGCGCTCGTGCTGCGGGTCGACGAGCACCTGCTCGGGCGGGCCCTGCTCCAGGAGCACGCCGCCCTCGAGGAAGCACACGACGTCGGCGGCGGACTTCGCGAAACCCATCTCGTGCGTGGCCATGAGGATGGTCATGCCCCCGGCGGCGACCTCGCGGACCAGCGCGAGCACCTCCCCCACGAGCTCGGGGTCGAGCGCGGAGGTCACCTCGTCGAGCAGGAGCAGCCGCGGCTGCACCGCGAGGGCGCGCACGATCGCCGTGCGCTGCGCCTGGCCGCCGGAGAGCTGGTCGGGGTAGGCGCGGGCGCGCGCTGCGAGGCCGATCCGCTCGAGCAGCTCCATGGCGGTGGCCTCGGCCTGCTCGCGCGGCACGCCGTGCACGCGGCGCGGGGCGAGGGTGACGTTGTCCAGCACCGACAGGTGCGGGAAGAGGTTGTAGGCCTGGAACACCACCCCGATGCGGCGGCGCACGGCGTCGGCGTCGACCCGGGGGTCGGTCACGTCCTGCCCGTCCAGCCACACCTGGCCGTCGTCGACCTGCTCGAGCAGGTCCACGCAGCGCAGCAGGGTCGACTTGCCCGAGCCGGACGCCCCGATGAGCGTGACCACCTGGTGCTCGTCGACGTCGAGGTCGATGCCGCGCAGCACCGGCGTGGCACCGTAGGTCTTGACCAGGTTCCGCACCCGGAGCACCGGCTGCTGCGCGGCTCCCCCGGGCTGCTCGCTCACAGGACCCCTCCCGCCTGCTGCCGGCGCCGGGCCCGCGCCGTGGCCCAGTCCGCGAGGCGCGCGGTCGGCACGGCCATCACCACGAAGAGGAGCGCGGCGACGATGTACGGGGTGAAGTTCCCCGTGGTCGCCGAGAGGATCTGCGCCTGCCTCACCGCGTCGATGGCCCCCAGCACGG
It contains:
- a CDS encoding ribonuclease HII, which gives rise to MAERATARAVQRRPRSAAPTLRRERELLRSGHALVAGVDEVGRGALAGPVTVGVVVVELSTRSAPVGLRDSKLLSPAAREALVPALRRWAPSCAVGHASAAEVDALGILRALRLAGTRALHQLPGLPAAALLDGDYDWLNRPHPPPQASCAPLAAPVDVVTQVKGDLRCAAVAAASVLAKVERDALMTALDAEHPGYGWAGNKGYSAPDHLTALRELGPCDQHRRSWRLPGVTTAGRAALAEQLDLLGALEPPTEAPARDQLRGSDEALSARGA
- the lepB gene encoding signal peptidase I encodes the protein MVDQQARHESPPPDGPDRRARRRGPLAGVFAAVREAAVVVVAALVLSLLVKTFLVQAFYIPSESMEDTLLRGDRVLVSQLTPGPFALQRGDVVVFEDPGAWLQPQPEPDRGPVGNAVVDVLTFVGVLPSNSGQHLIKRVIGLPGDHVVCCDAEGLTTINGVAIHEDFLKPGSISSEKPFDVTVPPDSLWVEGDNRQNSGDSRYHPGSPGGGAVPVDDVVGRAVVIVWPLDRLTWLGRHAEAFEGVPAASGG
- the rplS gene encoding 50S ribosomal protein L19; the protein is MHTFDALDAASLRSDLPAFGPGDTIKVNVKVVEGSRSRIQVFQGAVIRRSGGGVRETFTARKVSFGVGVERTFPLHSPAIDSIEVVTRGDVRRAKLYYLRDLRGKAAKIKEKRDSRPA
- the trmD gene encoding tRNA (guanosine(37)-N1)-methyltransferase TrmD, which produces MRIDVVSIFPEYLSPLELSLIGKARQTGLLDLHVHDLRSWATDRHRTVDDAPLGGGAGMVMRPEPWAAALAAVREAGRGSLEEPEAVPHLLVPSPAGVPFTQAMAHDLAGEAWLAFACGRYEGIDERVLEAAAEQGPVTPVSLGDYVLNGGEVAVLAVVEAVARLLPGVLGNPESVVEESHAPATGGLLEAPVYTRPATWEGRSAPEVLLSGHHAKVAAWRREQSLRRTADRRPDLLEQLDPAQVTRADRAVLADLGWESGDSGVRRPG
- the rimM gene encoding ribosome maturation factor RimM (Essential for efficient processing of 16S rRNA), with the translated sequence MEVVVARVGRPHGVRGQVSVEVRTDSPDERFVGGAVFSTDPAAVGPLVLEQARDHNGVTLLSFRGVTDRAAAETLRGVLLLADVPAASDEEPDAWSVPALVGLRAERTDGRTAGEVVGVEHGPAQDLLVVRQPSGSLARIPFVAALVPVVDVDGGRVVLDPPGGLLEGDGAPEDAR
- a CDS encoding RNA-binding protein; translation: MLADALDHLVRGIVDNPDDVRVTTRRLRSGEVLEVRVHPEDLGRVIGRSGRTAKALRTVVGALAGDEDVRVDVVDVDRPRRRPS
- the rpsP gene encoding 30S ribosomal protein S16 — translated: MAVKIRLKRLGKIRAPYYRIVVADSRTKRDGRAIEEIGKYHPTEEPSLIEVDRERAQYWLGVGAQPTPQVEAILKITGDWQTFKGLPGTEGTLKTKAPKAPAAGSEDFSADKREKPKKADKVEPAEVANAEQPNGTDEPAEAGSSGTSA
- a CDS encoding amino acid ABC transporter ATP-binding protein, giving the protein MSEQPGGAAQQPVLRVRNLVKTYGATPVLRGIDLDVDEHQVVTLIGASGSGKSTLLRCVDLLEQVDDGQVWLDGQDVTDPRVDADAVRRRIGVVFQAYNLFPHLSVLDNVTLAPRRVHGVPREQAEATAMELLERIGLAARARAYPDQLSGGQAQRTAIVRALAVQPRLLLLDEVTSALDPELVGEVLALVREVAAGGMTILMATHEMGFAKSAADVVCFLEGGVLLEQGPPEQVLVDPQHERTRTFLRRVVEAGRL